Sequence from the Hamadaea flava genome:
ACGGCCTCGACGTCCGGGAGCACGGCCTCGCCGGTCGAACCTTCGTCCTCTACTTGGGAACCGAGGGCCACGGGTCCGCCCGCAAGGCCGCGGAGCTGCTCGGCATCGGCTCGGCGAACATCCGCCTGATTCCCGCCGACGCCGATCACCGGATGCGCCCGGATCTGCTGCGGCAGCAGGTCGAGGCCGATAAGGGGGCTGGCGTCGTCCCCGTCGCCGTCATGGCGAGTGCCGGAACGGTCAACACCGGCGCGATCGATCCACTGACCGAGATCGCCGGAATCTGCGCCGAGCACGAGCTGTGGCTGCACGTCGACGGGTCCTACGGCGGCCCGGCGGTGCTGCTCCTCGACGACCACGCACCGGTCCGGGCAGCTCTGTCCGCTGTGGACAGCATCGCCCTCGATCCCCACAAATGGCTGTACGCCCCGGTCGACGCGGGCCTCGTCCTGCTGCGCGACGCCCAGCTCGCCCGCGACGCGTTCAGCCTTGTCCCGCCGTATCTGCGTACCGACGACGAGCCGTGGTTCAGCGAGTTCGGCTTCGATCAGACCCGCCCGTTCCGGGCCCTGAAGGTCTGGGCGCAGCTGCGGCATCTCGGCCTCGACGGCTACCGGCGGCTGATCGCGCGGGACATCGCGGTCGCCGGGCGGCTCGCGGCGGTCGTGGAAGCCGACCCCGAGCTGGAACTGCTCGCCCATGGGCTGAGTGTGGTCTGCTTCCGCAGCGCCGGGTTGGCCGACGAGCAGAACCGCGAGGTGCTGACCGAGGTTCAGCACGCCGGGCGGGCGTTCCTGGCCGGGACCACGGTGAACGGCGTCTTCGCCCTGCGGGCCTGCGTCGTCAACCCGCGTATGGGCAGTGCCGACGCCGAGGCGATCGTCGCCGAGGTTCGCCGCGCCGCCGGCCTCATCCGGCGGCGAGCGCCACGCCGACCTCCTCCTCCACCAGATCCCCGTTGATCACCATGGCGGCCGCGGCCCCCGCGGCGGCCGCCATCACCACCGAGGCCATCGGCAGCACCACGTTCCCCGCGGCCCACACCCCAGCCACCCTGGTACGCCCGAACGAGTCGACCTGGACCAGCCCGTTCTCGACCGCGCACCCCAGATCGCGAAGCAGCCCGTCGATCGGGACGAAGCGGGGCGCGACGAACAACGCCGACCGCTCCACGATCCGGCCGCTGCGCAGTTCCACGCCCCGGAGCCGACCGCCGTCGATCGTGAGACCGGCGACCGGCCCTTCGATGACGGCGACCTTCCTTGCGTCGAGCTTCCGTCGATCCTCCGCCGTCAGGGCGTACGCGTGCGCGAAGAAAACGACGTCGTCACTCCACTGCTTGACCAGCAACGCCTGGTGCACCGCGCGCTCATCCGTCGCCAGTACGCCGATCGCCTGGTCGCGTACTTCCCAGCCGTGGCAGTAGGGGCAGTGCAGGACGTCGCGGCCCCACAACTCCGGCAGGCCGGGCAGTTCGGGGAGCTCGTCGGTCAGCCCGGTCGCGACCAGGACGCGGCGGGCCTGAAGCGTCGACCCGTCCGTGAGCCGCACGGTGAAGCCCGGCTCGCGCTGATCCCTGTCGATCCCGGCTACCCGGCCGGAGATGATCTCCCCGCCGTATCCGGTGACCTCGGCTCGGCCCACCGCCAGCAGCTCGGCCGGGGGCACCCCGTCTCGCGAGAGGAAGCCCTGCAGGTGGGCGGCGGGTGCGTTGCGGGGCTCGCCCGCGTCCACCACCGCCACCCGGCGGCGGGCCCGGCCCAGCACCAGCGCGGCGTTCAGCCCGGCCGCCCCGCCTCCGATCACCACCACGTCGTACGCGTCCATCGCGCTCACCTCCGCCTCCGATGGTGCGGCGGCCCGTGCGATCTCGACAACCTTTGTTGCCGAAACCGGGATGGCGAGCTGCAATGGACGGGTGGACGAGATCTCGAAGACCCTGGCCCAGGTCGGCCCCCGCCTCCAAGAGGTACGCAAGAAGCGCGGGGTGACGCTGTCCGCCCTCGCCGAGGCGACCGGGATCTCCAAGAGCACCCTGTCCCGCCTGGAGACGGGGCAGCGCAAGCCGAGCCTGGAACTGCTGCTGCCGATCGCCCAGGCGCACAACGTCCCGCTCGACGAACTGGTCGGCGCGCCGGCCGTCGGCGATCCCCGGATCCGGCCGACGCCCATCCGGCAGGGCGGCCGCACCATGATCCCGCTGACCCGGCAACCGGGCGGGCTCCAGGCGTACAAGCTGGTGCTGCCGCCGGGCGAGGAGCCGGACCTGAAGACGCACGAGGGCTACGAGTGGCTCTACGTGCTATCTGGGCGGGCGCGGCTCCGCCTGGCCGAGCACGACCTCGTGCTGCCCGCCGGCGAGGCAGCCGAGTTCGACACGCGGCTGCCGCACTGGTTCGGCAGCGCGACCGACCGGCCGGTGGAACTGCTCAGCCTCTTCGGCCGCCAAGGCGAACGGCTGCACGTCCGCGCGCGCAGCGTGCGAAAGTGAGGGCATGCCGAAGACGCAGTACTACACGGCGACGACGATCGACGGGTTCATCGCCGATCCGGACGACTCGCTCGACTGGCTGTTCGCGGTGGCGGAGGGCGAGAACAGGTTCGCCGAGTTCTTCGCCGGGGTCGGCGCGTTCGCGATGGGCGCGACGACCTACGAGTGGGTCCTCGCCCACGACGACCTCCTCGAGCACCCCGAGAAGTGGAAGTCGTACTACGCCGACGTTCCCTGCTGGGTCTTCACCCATCGCGAGCTGCCACCCATCCCCGGCGTGGATCTGCGGTTCGTGCGGGGCGACGTACGCCCGGTACACGAGCAGATGAGCCGAGCGGCCGGGGAGACGAACATCTGGCTCGTCGGCGGGGGCGAACTGGTCGGCGCCTTCGCCGACGCCGGTCTCCTCGACGAGCTGATCCTCGG
This genomic interval carries:
- a CDS encoding dihydrofolate reductase family protein, coding for MPKTQYYTATTIDGFIADPDDSLDWLFAVAEGENRFAEFFAGVGAFAMGATTYEWVLAHDDLLEHPEKWKSYYADVPCWVFTHRELPPIPGVDLRFVRGDVRPVHEQMSRAAGETNIWLVGGGELVGAFADAGLLDELILGQAPATLGAGKPLLPRRLGPDRLELVSAAQNGQFVQITYRVKS
- a CDS encoding NAD(P)/FAD-dependent oxidoreductase — encoded protein: MDAYDVVVIGGGAAGLNAALVLGRARRRVAVVDAGEPRNAPAAHLQGFLSRDGVPPAELLAVGRAEVTGYGGEIISGRVAGIDRDQREPGFTVRLTDGSTLQARRVLVATGLTDELPELPGLPELWGRDVLHCPYCHGWEVRDQAIGVLATDERAVHQALLVKQWSDDVVFFAHAYALTAEDRRKLDARKVAVIEGPVAGLTIDGGRLRGVELRSGRIVERSALFVAPRFVPIDGLLRDLGCAVENGLVQVDSFGRTRVAGVWAAGNVVLPMASVVMAAAAGAAAAMVINGDLVEEEVGVALAAG
- a CDS encoding pyridoxal phosphate-dependent decarboxylase family protein produces the protein MSEPITPAWEWDADEVRSIGHRIADLVADHLTALPGKPVWQPYEATVPPADGGPVGLDEVLDEIAERVLAYPFGNGHPRYAAWVNSPPHVLGAYAETLAATLNPSVAGGDHAAVHVEREVIRVFRELAGFPDTGMGLLVSGGSMATLTALAVARHRAAERHGLDVREHGLAGRTFVLYLGTEGHGSARKAAELLGIGSANIRLIPADADHRMRPDLLRQQVEADKGAGVVPVAVMASAGTVNTGAIDPLTEIAGICAEHELWLHVDGSYGGPAVLLLDDHAPVRAALSAVDSIALDPHKWLYAPVDAGLVLLRDAQLARDAFSLVPPYLRTDDEPWFSEFGFDQTRPFRALKVWAQLRHLGLDGYRRLIARDIAVAGRLAAVVEADPELELLAHGLSVVCFRSAGLADEQNREVLTEVQHAGRAFLAGTTVNGVFALRACVVNPRMGSADAEAIVAEVRRAAGLIRRRAPRRPPPPPDPR
- a CDS encoding helix-turn-helix domain-containing protein, which translates into the protein MDEISKTLAQVGPRLQEVRKKRGVTLSALAEATGISKSTLSRLETGQRKPSLELLLPIAQAHNVPLDELVGAPAVGDPRIRPTPIRQGGRTMIPLTRQPGGLQAYKLVLPPGEEPDLKTHEGYEWLYVLSGRARLRLAEHDLVLPAGEAAEFDTRLPHWFGSATDRPVELLSLFGRQGERLHVRARSVRK